One Trichoderma asperellum chromosome 5, complete sequence genomic region harbors:
- a CDS encoding uncharacterized protein (EggNog:ENOG41): protein MSPLPAVMKGLQSKVTHANTDTSEAENQDTESLGFNTLYDPEPNSAVADLIFIHGLGGHSRKTWSSSSTPKSFWPRDWLPNETGFENVRIHSFGYKADWGGKWQQQSILNIHDFAESLIGGLKNHPGIRQDSTYIILVGHSMGGCIAKEAYIIARQHPSYKDLAGRIYGIFFLGTPHHGSDLAGVLENMSIAIWGKKPFVTDLKSGSSALAMIRDRFRHVAMDLALWTFYETQPTALGPISRIVVEKYSAILGFDNERIEAMNADHRHVCKFTSRKDSNYKMLQNALHTAIDEIKEKSLDRAFLQLGTTDDRNIETDSRLKYFLKIPDMLEEDLMIQSELKMPESCEWFTNKPQFISWKAGDAPTILWLTGRPATGKSILASHVIDHLNHLPVCCSYFFFKHSISDKSTLRDCFRSLAFQMATQDNLVKEKLIQFEHEGIVWDKASDALIWTKLFVDRIFKLPFARQHFWVIDALDECDNFNALFTKKLLTKLPLEGKLQVFITSRNLEAIERGRASLGPQVSTYFMSDSDTIDDIRLFLTTKLEELDRFETKDDLEAMCNRMLEKSSGSFLWARLVSQEFENVWTEEAMEAILKEIPGELYDLYGKMIRSIQMDKSKAILAKTILTWVVLARRPLSLEELRCVVKLDLNQTLQSVKRAIPEVCGQLVYIDAAEKAHVIHETAREFLLDQNICRELAIYKDLGHTSIASTLLKFLSGGCLKTQPMRFQRPSKQKQKNSVRTRTLSSLDTSLLDYAAIFFSEHVYRCTSKEDGVMDILCTFLDSSILSWIEYLAKGCNLSPINRVAMNLRDYLARRAKYVPHTDLSISIVAGWVTDLIRVASKFQSQLLAYPQSIHRLIPPLCPTDSMIFKRFSKDLRVTALTVEGHPARTWDDCLSRIDFPKGHTTAVSHGNSIFAVGLSTGKIFLYNAEPIQPQLTMTHPERVKALQFSEHDDYLASCGVKYMIIWKPKAGTQLYQFSLPSSPLGITFLGLEEIICAFQSGSLTRWSLERRQVDVIAVENPQLDSHTHSIITHRSAVCVAFLVTTEVTLLAVGFRMYPVLIWGIDEQQILGQCVIDANNGIDCMVFNPNPDIIALVVSCNDGRLCIFDYFTMNSMFVMHNVYAQSIACSPDGYSLVTGSSQGMIEIFGFDQDNDGNIILVPIYRIDGLYDPIKSLVFSFNGQRFLDIHGQQCRAWEPAALVRRNDELESTSDAANLPIPVARTMDSSEEPEITSLLEISANGWYAIAGNQHGEVHLFSVADGRKVGTLYRHAKGVSVTKVTLGERKNLIVSADESGRVLISEPPISLREAATVVPGQKMAPARTILDRRFGGAVMRLLLNSAADRLLVTGHNVSELWALPSGEVLAVKQESRMDGSTKDSRFSDGGGLATTSACAVFQHPTNEAWFVTVSGDIARVFGWANYEELTSPDGILLQRPISSEKPASPRELKVSPKSERFPLQPLKADYSFAAASYHVGCGVVIESLRKIGTVPQQFYMWPAAVFDPSSPRMSDYPVIEPSFSAISSHIRSVIGFIGPSTLVFLDTSLWICSIEIQSTLGKGDGNVGSSGSSLPVINARRHFFALSEWCDAEGEMKCSLVVVPGMTLQSNGHKVVFVNGHRLVTVKGGFQFSEKMLA, encoded by the exons ATGTCACCTCTTCCAGCGGTTATGAAAGGCCTACAATCTAAAGTAACCCACGCCAACACGGATACATCTGAAGCAGAAAACCAAGACACCGAATCACTGGGATTCAATACTCTCTATGATCCAGAGCCTAATAGCGCTGTAGCGGACCTCATATTTATACACGGCCTTGGAGGACATAGCAGAAAGACATGGTCTAGTTCCAGCACTCCAAAGTCATTTTGGCCACGAGATTGGCTGCCGAATGAAACTGGATTTGAGAATGTGCGCATTCATTCTTTTGGCTATAAAGCTGATTGGGGGGGaaaatggcagcagcaaagcatCCTAAATATTCACGATTTTGCAGAGTCTCTAATTGGAGGACTGAAAAACCACCCAGGCATACGTCAAGATAGCACATATATCATTCTCGTTGGCCATAGTATGGGCGGATGTATTGCTAAAGAGGCTTATATCATCGCGCGACAGCATCCGTCATACAAAGATTTGGCGGGGAGGATATATGGTATATTCTTCCTTGGCACTCCCCACCATGGGTCAGATCTGGCAGGGGTCTTGGAAAACATGTCGATAGCCATCTGGGGTAAAAAGCCTTTTGTGACAGACTTAAAGTCTGGATCTTCAGCACTTGCTATGATCAGAGATCGGTTCCGCCATGTTGCGATGGATCTGGCTCTATGGACTTTTTACGAGACACAGCCTACAGCTCTAGGGCCCATAAGCAGAATCGTGGTGGAGAAATATTCAGCAATTTTAGGATTCGATAATGAACGGATCGAGGCAATGAACGCTGACCATCGCCACGTCTGCAAATTTACCAGTCGCAAAGATTCTAATTATAAAATGCTACAAAACGCTCTTCACACTGCTATTGATGAGATTAAAGAGAAGAGTTTGGATAGGGCTTTCCTACAACTTGGTACAACAGATGACAGGAATATTGAAACTGATTCACGCTTGAAATACTTTCTTAAGATACCAGATATGCTAGAAGAGGATCTTATGATACAATCAGAGCTCAAAATGCCCGAATCTTGCGAGTGGTTCACAAATAAGCCACAGTTCATATCCTGGAAGGCGGGCGATGCTCCCACTATTTTGTGGCTAACTGGGAGACCAGCAACTGGAAAATCTATTCTAGCCAGTCACGTTATCGATCATTTAAACCATCTGCCTGTCTGCTGCagttatttcttcttcaagcatTCGATATCTGATAAATCCACGCTAAGGGATTGTTTTAGATCCCTCGCCTTCCAGATGGCAACTCAAGATAATCTGGTGAAAGAGAAATTGATCCAATTTGAGCATGAAGGAATAGTCTGGGATAAGGCTAGCGACGCACTTATTTGGACAAAGCTTTTTGTTGATAGGATTTTCAAGCTACCATTCGCAAGGCAACACTTCTGGGTAATCGATGCTCTCGATGAATGCGACAACTTCAATGCACTCTTTACTAAGAAGCTCTTAACTAAGCTACCTCTTGAAGGAAAACTCCAAGTTTTTATCACAAGTCGCAACTTAGAAGCAATTGAACGTGGCCGAGCGTCTTTGGGGCCCCAAGTGAGTACTTATTTTATGTCAGATTCTGATACGATAGACGATATTCGGCTATTCCTGACCACTAAGCTCGAAGAACTTGATCGCTTCGAGACCAAGGATGATTTGGAGGCCATGTGTAATAGGATGCTCGAAAAGTCATCgggctcttttctttgggcCCGTCTTGTCTCACAAGAGTTTGAAAACGTCTGGACAGAAGAGGCCATGGAAGCTATCCTGAAGGAAATACCAGGGGAACTATATGACCTTTATGGAAAGATGATCCGGTCAATCCAGATGGATAAGAGCAAAGCAATTCTCGCTAAGACGATATTGACATGGGTTGTTTTGGCACGCCGCCCTTTGTCATTGGAAGAATTGCGCTGTGTTGTAAAGTTAGATCTCAACCAGACACTTCAGAGCGTGAAAAGGGCAATTCCCGAAGTATGTGGGCAGCTTGTTTACATTGATGCAGCGGAAAAGGCGCATGTCATACACGAAACAGCTCGTGAATTTCTTCTCGATCAGAATATATGCCGCGAGCTGGCAATATATAAGGATCTCGGTCATACCAGCATTGCATCTACTCTACTAAAATTCCTATCTGGAGGCTGCCTCAAGACACAACCAATGAGATTTCAACGCCCttcaaagcaaaagcaaaagaattcTGTTAGAACTCGCACTCTGTCATCGCTTGACACATCCCTGCTTGATTACGCAGCCATATTCTTCTCGGAGCACGTATATCGTTGTACATcaaaagaagatggtgtaATGGACATTTTGTGCACGTTCCTTGATAGCAGCATTCTGTCATGGATCGAATATCTCGCTAAAGGTTGTAACTTAAGCCCTATCAATAGGGTTGCAATGAACCTGCGAGATTATTTAGCCCGCCGAGCTAAGTATGTTCCGCACACAGATTTGTCAATAAGCATCGTCGCGGGATGGGTGACAGACTTGATTCGTGTAGCCTCCAAGTTCCAATCTCAGCTGCTCGCATATCCACAATCGATCCACCGCCTGATACCTCCCCTGTGTCCTACAGATTCTAtgatatttaaaaggttctCAAAGGATTTACGAGTCACAGCACTAACTGTGGAGGGCCATCCAGCAAGAACTTGGGATGACTGCCTCAGCCGTATTGACTTCCCAAAGGGTCATACAACTGCTGTCAGCCATGGTAACAGTATTTTCGCCGTTGGGTTATCTACAGGAAAGATTTTTCTTTACAATGCTGAGCCTATTCAACCGCAGCTGACCATGACTCATCCCGAAAGGGTCAAGGCTCTCCAATTCAGCGAACATGATGATTATCTCGCCTCTTGTGGCGTAAAATATATGATTATATGGAAGCCAAAAGCTGGCACGCAACTGTATCAATTCTCTTTACCTTCATCACCTCTTGGCATTACGTTCTTGGGCCTTGAAGAAATTATCTGCGCGTTCCAGTCCGGCAGTCTAACAAGATG GAGCCTAGAGAGACGCCAAGTCGATGTAATTGCTGTTGAAAATCCTCAGCTTGATTCACATACGCATTCCATTATTACCCATCGGTCCGCAGTTTGTGTGGCTTTTCTCGTTACCACTGAAGTTACCTTGCTCGCCGTTGGTTTTCGCATGTATCCAGTACTTATATGGGGCATTGATGAGCAGCAAATATTGGGCCAGTGTGTCATTGACGCTAATAATGGCATCGACTGCATGGTATTCAATCCAAACCCGGATATTATAGCACTGGTTGTATCATGCAACGATGGTAGGCTGTGCATTTTCGATTACTTTACCATGAATTCAATGTTTGTGATGCACAATGTATATGCACAAAGCATTGCTTGTTCGCCCGACGGGTACAGCCTGGTCACCGGGAGTAGCCAGGGCATGATCGAAATTTTTGGCTTTGATCAAGACAACGACGGCAACATCATCTTAGTGCCTATTTATCGTATAGATGGGCTGTATGATCCAATCAAAAGTCTTGTATTTAGTTTTAACGGACAGCGTTTCCTTGATATTCACGGCCAGCAGTGCCGTGCATGGGAGCCGGCAGCCTTAGTCAGGAGAAATGACGAGCTAGAAAGTACAAGCGACGCCGCAAATCTCCCAATACCAGTGGCGAGAACAATGGATAGCTCTGAAGAACCCGAAATAACCAGTCTCTTGGAGATATCGGCCAATGGCTGGTACGCTATTGCAGGAAATCAGCATGGAGAAGTGCATCTCTTTTCTGTTGCTGACGGAAGAAAAGTCGGCACACTGTACCGGCACGCAAAGGGTGTATCAGTCACCAAGGTTACTCTCggtgagagaaaaaatttAATCGTTTCAGCGGATGAGTCCGGCAGAGTGTTGATCAGCGAGCCGCCCATATCGCTACGAGAAGCTGCAACAGTAGTACCAGGTCAAAAGATGGCACCGGCTCGTACCATCCTCGACCGCCGGTTTGGTGGCGCTGTCATGCGATTGCTATTGAATAGTGCAGCCGATCGTCTTCTCGTCACAGGTCACAATGTTAGTGAGCTTTGGGCATTGCCGTCAGGAGAAGTGCTTGCTGTAAAACAAGAATCACGCATGGATGGCAGTACAAAGGATTCTCGCTTTTCAGATGGCGGTGGACTGGCTACCACTTCTGCTTGCGCGGTCTTTCAGCATCCCACCAACGAAGCTTGGTTTGTTACCGTAAGTGGCGATATTGCGCGTGTTTTTGGTTGGGCCAATTACGAAGAACTGACCTCGCCTGAtggcattcttcttcaacggcCCATATCATCCGAGAAGCCTGCATCGCCCAGAGAGCTTAAAGTTTCTCCAAAATCTGAGCGCTTCCCATTGCAACCACTGAAGGCAGATTATTCTTTCGCTGCAGCATCGTACCATGTAGGGTGCGGAGTAGTGATCGAAAGTTTACGGAAAATAGGGACTGTGCCCCAACAGTTCTATATGTGGCCGGCGGCTGTATTTGACCCCTCCTCGCCAAGAATGTCGGATTATCCCGTCATTGAACCTAGCTTCAGTGCCATAAGCTCTCATATACGTTCAGTGATTGGGTTTATAGGTCCATCAACTCTAGTATTTCTGGATACTAGTCTTTGGATATGCAGCATCGAAATACAGTCAACGCTTGGCAAGGGGGATGGAAATGTTGGCAGCAGTGGGTCGTCATTGCCCGTCATCAACGCTCGTCGCCACTTCTTTGCGCTTAGTGAATGGTGTGACGCAGAAGGCGAAATGAAATGCTCACTGGTAGTAGTCCCAGGAATGACTCTGCAGAGCAATGGTCATAAAGTTGTATTTGTGAATGGCCATAGGCTTGTGACAGTAAAGGGCGGGTTCCAATTTTCTGAGAAAATGCTTGCTTAG
- a CDS encoding uncharacterized protein (EggNog:ENOG41), giving the protein MSGSGFEIAGMVLRAFPLAIHALEICRDTANQVGLFLQIKLEYKRWRDELEYHKLLFTKNLRQLLLPLVLDDDKIGELLLMPGGDCWREKSVAELFEKRLGDSYGLYMQYIQGMGKTMDEINRELAINSEWARKMLDSSKASDSQFKLREFLSRQFHKFKLSSNGVVRKRLFEELQEYNDRLERLLRANDEDMHLLIDRSSRHQSGKIDITICNFWKNAKSVFLALASAWTCQCQQHGAHLLLQHRITSKAEFDITLTGFISSVYECHRVRISEGKDNVLNESIGLLDSVPSRQPNHKQRRPTKSALRIKSAIKTLIGSSKTQTSVTLVHAEKKPVIPTYNKIVNLCASLKMSETPCYGYLEGEECRYHIFDISRYNSDIARSVTLDQLLRGDVPQLLTRSKRYKISLILASTFLQLLDSPWLSAFPKRSDIVFFNNNDGDAAFFRLDQPHISRDFNTSNVASTDSSSENMFNFTEALDHLGIMLLELCFGRIMEDQPWAKEPSAGANDQEKKGLNILAAREWQCHVNEEAGGDYAEAVSWCLGGNRIAPQERWRQEMLRRVIQPLHRCHGYLSNGGIEI; this is encoded by the exons ATGTCCGGGTCAGGTTTTGAGATAGCAGGAATGGTACTTCGTGCATTCCCACTCGCTATCCACGCCCTCGAGATATGTCGCGATACAGCAAATCAAGTTGGCCTCTTTCTCCAAATCAAGCTGGAATATAAGAGGTGGAGAGACGAGTTAGAGTATCACAAACTACTATTCACAAAGAATTTAAGACAACTTCTGCTCCCTCTCGTCCTAGATGACGACAAAATCGGAGAGCTTCTACTGATGCCAGGGGGAGATTGTTGGCGAGAGAAGTCAGTCGCGGAACTTTTTGAAAAACGTCTTGGGGACTCATATGGTCTTTATATGCAATATATACAAGGGATGGGTAAGACCATGGACGAAATAAATAGAGAGCTCGCCATTAACTCTGAGTGGGCTCGGAAGATGCTTGATAGCTCG AAAGCATCGGATAGCCAATTCAAGCTGAGAGAATTTCTCAGTCGCCAATTTCATAAGTTCAAGCTTAGCAGCAATGGTGTTGTCCGCAAACGTCTATTCGAGGAGCTACAAGAGTATAACGATAGGCTCGAGAGGCTGTTAAGAGCCAACGACGAAGATATGCACTTGTTAATCGACAGAAGTTCAAGACACCAATCAGGCAAAATTGACATAACAATTTGTAACTTTTGGAAAAATGCTAAAAGCGTCTTTCTGGCCCTTGCTTCTGCTTGGACTTGCCAATGCCAGCAACATGGTGCACACTTACTCCTTCAACATCGAATCACAAGCAAAGCCGAGTTTGACATCACTTTAACAGGATTTATTTCATCTGTATACGAATGTCACAGAGTTCGGATCTCAGAAGGCAAGGATAATGTGTTAAACGAGAGCATTGGCCTTCTCGACAGTGTTCCCTCTCGGCAACCAAATCACAAACAAAGGCGTCCAACAAAATCTGCACTTCGTATAAAGAGTGCAATAAAGACGCTTATAGGGTCGTCGAA AACTCAAACGTCAGTTACACTTGTGCACGCGGAAAAGAAACCCGTTATCCCTACATAcaataaaatagtaaaccTCTGTGCTTCGTTGAAGATGTCTGAAACGCCGTGCTATGGTTATCTTGAGGGAGAGGAATGTCGATATCACATTTTTGACATATCTCGGTATAACAGCGACATAGCTCGATCGGTGACCTTGGACCAGCTGCTTCGCGGTGATGTCCCTCAACTATTAACTCGTTCGAAACGATATAAAATATCATTGATCCTAGCTTCGACATTTCTTCAACTACTGGATTCCCCATGGTTGTCAGCATTTCCAAAAAGATCTGATATCGTTTTCTTTAACAATAATGATGGAGACGCAGCGTTCTTTCGACTAGACCAACCACATATAAGCCGCGATTTCAACACTTCGAATGTAGCAAGCACAGATTCTTCATCAGAGAATATGTTCAACTTCACTGAGGCACTTGACCATCTCGGTATAATGCTCTTAGAGCTTTGTTTTGGTAGAATTATGGAGGATCAGCCGTGGGCAAAAGAACCGTCAGCAGGAGCAAATgaccaagagaagaaaggactTAACATATTGGCAGCTCGTGAATGGCAGTGCCATGTGAACGAAGAAGCTGGTGGAGACTATGCTGAGGCGGTCTCGTGGTGTCTTGGAGGAAACCGGATCGCGCCACAGGAAAGGTGGAGACAAGAAATGCTGCGTAGAGTGATACAGCCTTTGCATAGGTGTCATGGATATTTGTCAAATGGCGGGATTGAGATATAA
- a CDS encoding uncharacterized protein (EggNog:ENOG41), with the protein MATISAKSHNVRQHFLDFITLSRESQSSLSPYVSPSAIVDCLERFSLWAGNMGAMRSPQTPLSLDQRLSQAADIGEQINRQLGEIEEAIDDLTNIIRHPISNRDIAIDQDNNSSIVGISAIEKTSKGSLDEASINLQIIHECINSLFRLGMLIRKLSPRDRFKQALLNSDLTFPDSFDIDYVKNKYPKIANSPLSIRVGGGIAKRRNFIRYCRDHRSRLGMDETTIHNATDTELLSSKATTFAPLPNFNLTLQEEEFDDFSLVSASTMATSLSNLTLPRLVDLAPTNQPFECPICFTIQSFRHEKSWKLHAFRDLKAYVCTQGGVECDAEFFEDRDSWFEHELQKHRSRYSCILCKSAGFSDPDLQDHILKVHGDFSDSQLRMLQEGGRKCPTQFEARDCPFCDEWAEELLQKSNSGSQPFKSIQGILVNHERFKRHVASHQEQLAIFAVPRANEDEDLPISGSITHSVEVPTSIATDINAPQDEDVEGENVFEQNTHDVPDDISSNHSTTSKDDMPNAQRTNAFIGIEHNNEIQEIATVDNSPRASMISPISTSSAGESLKIVPVKSRRNAEFQQQYRATFHTWECVCIISEPLI; encoded by the exons ATGGCGACTATTTCAGCCAAGAGTCATAATGTACGACAGCACTTTCTGGACTTCATAACCCTCAGTAGAGAGAGTCAGTCTTCCCTCTCTCCTTATGTATCACCGTCTGCGATTGTAGACTGTCTGGAGAGATTTTCTTTGTGGGCAGGTAACATGGGTGCAATGCGTAGCCCTCAAACACCACTATCGCTCGACCAGCGACTCTCTCAAGCAGCAGATATCGGAGAGCAGATAAATCGACAGCTAGGCGAGATTGAGGAAGCCATTGATGATT TAACGAACATCATTCGCCATCCAATTTCAAATAGAGATATCGCAATCGATCAGGATAACAACTCTTCCATAGTCGGAATAAGCGCAATCGAAAAGACCAGCAAAGGCTCTCTTGATGAGGCCAGTATTAATTTACAGATAATCCACGAATGCATAAATTCTCTCTTTCGTTTAGGTATGCTTATTAGAAAGCTATCGCCACGCGACCGATTTAAGCAAGCACTTCTAAATTCCGACTTGACATTCCCGGATTCTTTCGATATTGATTATGTGAAAAACAAATATCCCAAAATAGCTAATAGTCCGTTATCAATAAGAGTTGGCGGTGGAATCGCCAAAAGGAGAAACTTCATTAGATACTGCAGAGATCACCGATCTCGACTGGGTATGGATGAAACTACAATTCATAATGCCACGGACACCGAGCTGCTATCAAGTAAAGCTACAACATTTGCTCCTCTCCCAAATTTCAACTTGACTctacaagaagaggaattcgatgatttctctcttgttaGCGCTTCAACAATGGCAACTTCTTTATCAAATCTAACGTTACCGCGTTTGGTCGACTTAGCTCCAACAAATCAGCCATTTGAGTGTCCGATATGCTTCACTATACAGTCTTTTCGGCATGAAAAATCTTGGAA ACTTCATGCATTTCGTGATCTGAAAGCATATGTGTGCACGCAAGGCGGTGTTGAATGCGATGCAGAGTTTTTCGAAGATCGTGATTCATGGTTTGAGCATGAGCTACAAAAACACAGATCACGATATTCCTGCATCTTGTGTAAATCAGCTGGCTTTTCTGATCCAGATTTGCAAGACCATATCCTGAAAGTTCATGGGGATTTCTCGGATTCTCAGCTACGGATGCTTCAAGAAGGAGGTAGAAAATGTCCCACGCAATTTGAAGCGCGAGATTGTCCATTTTGCGATGAATGGGCAGAAGAGTTGCTACAGAAGTCGAATTCAGGGAGCCAACCATTTAAATCAATTCAAGGGATACTCGTAAACCATGAACGGTTCAAAAGACATGTTGCTTCTCATCAAGAGCAGCTGGCAATTTTCGCCGTACCACGAgctaatgaagatgaagatttacCGATCTCTGGTTCAATTACACATTCAGTTGAAGTGCCAACATCTATTGCAACGGATATTAATGCAccgcaagatgaagatgtcgaaGGAGAAAATGTCTTCGAACAGAATACACATGATGTGCCAGATGACATATCAAGCAACCACAGCACCACAAGCAAAGATGATATGCCCAATGCACAACGAACCAATGCCTTTATTGGGATTGAACATAATAATGAGATCCAAGAAATTGCTACTGTTGATAATTCTCCAAGAGCGTCAATGATAAGCCCAATTTCAACTTCATCAGCGGGGGAGAGTCTCAAAATAGTGCCCGTCAAAAGTCGAAGAAATGCCGAATTTCAGCAGCAATACAGAGCGACATTTCATACTTGGGAATGCGTGTGTATTATCTCAGAGCCCTTAATCTGA
- a CDS encoding uncharacterized protein (EggNog:ENOG41), protein MLIRKLSPRDRFKQALLNSDLTFPDSFDIDYVKNKYPKIANSPLSIRVGGGIAKRRNFIRYCRDHRSRLGMDETTIHNATDTELLSSKATTFAPLPNFNLTLQEEEFDDFSLVSASTMATSLSNLTLPRLVDLAPTNQPFECPICFTIQSFRHEKSWKLHAFRDLKAYVCTQGGVECDAEFFEDRDSWFEHELQKHRSRYSCILCKSAGFSDPDLQDHILKVHGDFSDSQLRMLQEGGRKCPTQFEARDCPFCDEWAEELLQKSNSGSQPFKSIQGILVNHERFKRHVASHQEQLAIFAVPRANEDEDLPISGSITHSVEVPTSIATDINAPQDEDVEGENVFEQNTHDVPDDISSNHSTTSKDDMPNAQRTNAFIGIEHNNEIQEIATVDNSPRASMISPISTSSAGESLKIVPVKSRRNAEFQQQYRATFHTWECVCIISEPLI, encoded by the exons ATGCTTATTAGAAAGCTATCGCCACGCGACCGATTTAAGCAAGCACTTCTAAATTCCGACTTGACATTCCCGGATTCTTTCGATATTGATTATGTGAAAAACAAATATCCCAAAATAGCTAATAGTCCGTTATCAATAAGAGTTGGCGGTGGAATCGCCAAAAGGAGAAACTTCATTAGATACTGCAGAGATCACCGATCTCGACTGGGTATGGATGAAACTACAATTCATAATGCCACGGACACCGAGCTGCTATCAAGTAAAGCTACAACATTTGCTCCTCTCCCAAATTTCAACTTGACTctacaagaagaggaattcgatgatttctctcttgttaGCGCTTCAACAATGGCAACTTCTTTATCAAATCTAACGTTACCGCGTTTGGTCGACTTAGCTCCAACAAATCAGCCATTTGAGTGTCCGATATGCTTCACTATACAGTCTTTTCGGCATGAAAAATCTTGGAA ACTTCATGCATTTCGTGATCTGAAAGCATATGTGTGCACGCAAGGCGGTGTTGAATGCGATGCAGAGTTTTTCGAAGATCGTGATTCATGGTTTGAGCATGAGCTACAAAAACACAGATCACGATATTCCTGCATCTTGTGTAAATCAGCTGGCTTTTCTGATCCAGATTTGCAAGACCATATCCTGAAAGTTCATGGGGATTTCTCGGATTCTCAGCTACGGATGCTTCAAGAAGGAGGTAGAAAATGTCCCACGCAATTTGAAGCGCGAGATTGTCCATTTTGCGATGAATGGGCAGAAGAGTTGCTACAGAAGTCGAATTCAGGGAGCCAACCATTTAAATCAATTCAAGGGATACTCGTAAACCATGAACGGTTCAAAAGACATGTTGCTTCTCATCAAGAGCAGCTGGCAATTTTCGCCGTACCACGAgctaatgaagatgaagatttacCGATCTCTGGTTCAATTACACATTCAGTTGAAGTGCCAACATCTATTGCAACGGATATTAATGCAccgcaagatgaagatgtcgaaGGAGAAAATGTCTTCGAACAGAATACACATGATGTGCCAGATGACATATCAAGCAACCACAGCACCACAAGCAAAGATGATATGCCCAATGCACAACGAACCAATGCCTTTATTGGGATTGAACATAATAATGAGATCCAAGAAATTGCTACTGTTGATAATTCTCCAAGAGCGTCAATGATAAGCCCAATTTCAACTTCATCAGCGGGGGAGAGTCTCAAAATAGTGCCCGTCAAAAGTCGAAGAAATGCCGAATTTCAGCAGCAATACAGAGCGACATTTCATACTTGGGAATGCGTGTGTATTATCTCAGAGCCCTTAATCTGA